In one Antennarius striatus isolate MH-2024 chromosome 15, ASM4005453v1, whole genome shotgun sequence genomic region, the following are encoded:
- the cercam gene encoding procollagen galactosyltransferase 2: MLFLFLVLGAQFCITESYFSEERYPDESKMQSPTVVIAIIARNSAHSLPYYLGALERLNYPKNRISVWAATDHNLDNTTAILKEWLTVMQKFYHYVEWRPMEQPTSYAGELGPKHWPNSRYEYVMKLKQAALNFARKRWADYILYADTDNILTNPNTLNLLIKENKSVIAPMLDSQGAYSNYWCGITPQGYYRRTAEYFPTRNRNRLGCFPMPMVHSTMLLDLRKEGMKNLAFFPPHKDYSWPYDDIIVFAFSCRAAEIQMYLCNKERYGYLNVPAKPHHSLEDDRLNFVHVHLESLIDGPPMHPSRYVHMFPRKRDLMGFDEIYLINLRRRADRRDRMLLSLNELEVDVKVVDAVDGNALNSSDIKLLGVDLLPGYYDPFSGRTLTKGEVGCFLSHYFIWKEIVDMQMDKALVFEDDVRFQANFKRRVLRLMEEVEQVELDWDIIYFGRKQVNPESEEEVENVRNLVVAGYSYWTLSYAISQQGAQKLLNAEPLSKMLPVDEFLPIMYDKHPNEDYKSHFPNRNLQSFSTRPLLVQPCYYAGDPEWVSDTETSTLWDDDSVRTDWRGSHKTLKGAVPSPDMLSAAYRDEL; this comes from the exons ATGTTATTCCTCTTTTTAGTTCTAGGGGCCCAATTTTGTATAACTGAAAGCTACTTTTCGGAGGAAAGGTACCCAGATGAGTCGAAAATGCAGTCTCCTACGGTGGTAATCGCTATTATAGCCAGAAACAGCGCGCATTCCCTGCCGTACTACCTCGGTGCGCTGGAGAGACTCAACTACCCCAAAAACCGTATCTCTGTTTG GGCAGCGACGGATCACAACTTGGACAACACCACAGCTATACTGAAAGAGTGGCTCACTGTCATGCAGAAGTTTTACCATTATGTTGAATGGAGACCGATGGAGCAGCCCAC GTCCTATGCAGGGGAGTTGGGTCCTAAACATTGGCCCAACAGCAGATATGAGTAcgtgatgaagctgaagcaggCAGCACTCAACTTTGCCAGGAAGCGCTGGGCCGATTACATCTTG TACGCCGACACAGACAATATTCTTACCAACCCAAACACTCTCAACCTGCTGATAAAGGAGAACAAGTCAGTCATCGCTCCCATGCTCGACTCCCAGGGAGCGTACTCCAACTACTGGTGTGGTATCACCCCACAG GGATATTATCGTAGAACAGCTGAGTATTTCCCCACCCGCAACCGTAACAGATTGGGCTGCTTCCCAATGCCGATGGTCCACTCCACCATGCTGCTGGATTTAAGGAAGGAAGGCATGAAAAACCTGGCCTTCTTCCCTCCTCACAAGGACTACTCATGGCCATATGATGATATCATCGTCTTCGCCTTCTCCTGCCGAGCTGCGG AGATACAGATGTACCTGTGTAACAAGGAGCGCTATGGCTACCTGAATGTCCCAGCCAAACCTCACCATTCTTTAGAAGACGATCGCCTCAACTTTGTCCATGTCCATCTTGAGTCTTTGA TTGATGGGCCTCCAATGCACCCGTCGCGCTATGTTCACATGTTCCCCAGAAAGAGAGACCTCATGGGTTTTGATGAG ATATATCTGATTAATCTGAGACGCCGAGCCGACCGCAGAGACCGCATGTTGCTTTCTCTGAATGAGCTGGAGGTCGACGTCAAGGTGGTGGACGCGGTGGATGGAAA tgCACTGAACAGCAGTGACATTAAGCTGCTTGGTGTGGACCTCCTGCCAGGCTACTATGACCCGTTCTCTGGGCGCACCCTGACCAAAGGAGAGGTGGGCTGCTTCCTCAGTCACTACTTCATCTGGAAGGAG ATCGTTGACATGCAGATGGATAAGGCACTGGTTTTTGAGGATGATGTCCGTTTCCAGGCCAACTTCAAAAGACGTGTTCTGAGACTTATGGAGGAGGTGGAACAGGTGGAGCTTGACTGGGATATCAT TTACTTCGGCAGGAAGCAGGTGAATCCTGaaagtgaggaggaggtggagaatgTTCGCAACCTAGTGGTGGCCGGCTACTCGTATTGGACTCTGTCGTATGCCATTTCACAACAGGGAGCCCAAAAACTGCTCAACGCTGAGCCACTGTCAAAGATGCTGCCTGTTGATGAATTCCTCCCCATCATGTATGACAAACATCCAAA TGAAGACTACAAGTCCCATTTCCCTAACAGGAATTTACAATCCTTCAGCACACGCCCCCTTCTGGTCCAGCCGTGCTACTACGCCGGTGATCCTGAGTGGGTGAGCGACACAGAGACGTCAACTCTGTGGGATGATGACTCTGTTCGAACTGATTGGAGGGGCTCCCACAAGACCTTAAAAGGAGCTGTGCCATCACCAGACATGCTGTCTGCTGCCTACAGGGATGAGCTATAG